A stretch of Lathyrus oleraceus cultivar Zhongwan6 chromosome 6, CAAS_Psat_ZW6_1.0, whole genome shotgun sequence DNA encodes these proteins:
- the LOC127092407 gene encoding serine/threonine-protein kinase STY46 isoform X2 — protein sequence MLMVAKEDNESCGSGVHRRTSSTSSIPSYSRHHRQKVEVYEEILRRLNDSGNEETLHPGFNDQLWAHFNRLPTRYALDVNVERAEDVLMHKRLLHLAHDPANRPSIEVHLVQLHPSCDGNSADSFQSYAPGIDSGQSSPKYSNSVLPPPAFGSSPNLEALALEENDSEDLEEERFVHASVQYSRPMHEITISTDDKPKLLSQLTALLAEVGLNIQEAHAFSTNDGYSLDVFVVEGWPYEETEKLKATLEEEVLKIEVTQRHERSRGQSISSVDECDQAGMKNELDHLTIPNDGTDVWEIDPKHLKYGTQIASASYGQLFKGIYCSQEVAIKVLKTEHVSTEMQKEFAQEVYIMRKVRHKNVVQFMGACTKPPGLCIVTEFMSGGSVYDYLHKHKGCFKFPTLLKVAIDVSKGMSYLHQHNIIHRDLKSANLLMDENGVVKVADFGVARVKVQSGVMTAETGTYRWMAPEVIEHKPYDHKADVFSFGIVLWELLTGKLPYEYLTPLQAAIGVVQKGKRPTIPKSAHPKFVQILERSWEQDPTLRPDFSEIIELLQQLAKEVGDEGEDRRRGNSAGFLSVLRRGHH from the exons ATGTTGATGGTGGCGAAGGAAGACAACGAAAGCTGCGGCAGCGGAGTGCATCGCCGCACATCCTCCACGTCATCGATTCCGTCGTATAGTCGGCACCATCGGCAGAAAGTTGAAGTGTACGAGGAGATTCTCCGCCGGCTTAATGATTCCGGCAACGAAGAAACTTTACACCCTGGATTTAACGATCAGCTTTGGGCTCACTTCAACCGTCTTCCTACACG GTATGCGTTAGATGTGAATGTAGAAAGGGCAGAAGATGTTCTTATGCACAAGAGATTACTTCATTTAGCACATGATCCTGCTAATAGGCCTTCAATTGAAGTTCACTTAGTCCAG CTTCATCCCTCATGTGATGGAAACTCAGCTGACTCTTTCCAATCATATGCTCCCGGCATAGATTCTGGTCAAAGCTCTCCTAAGTATTCAAACAG TGTACTCCCACCTCCTGCTTTTGGCTCTTCTCCTAATCTTGAAGCACTGGCTCTTGAAGAAAATGACTCTGAAGACTTAGAAGAGGAACGGTTTGTACATGCAAGTGTACAATATTCACG GCCCATGCATGAAATCACTATCTCAACAGATGACAAGCCAAAGCTTCTCAGCCAG TTGACTGCTTTGCTTGCTGAGGTTGGACTGAACATCCAAGAAGCACATGCTTTTTCCACAAATGATGGTTACTCATTagatgtgtttgttgttgaaggCTGGCCTTATGAG GAAACAGAGAAGCTAAAAGCAACTTTGGAAGAAGAAGTCTTGAAGATTGAGGTAACTCAG AGACATGAGAGGTCCAGAGGGCAATCAATATCATCTGTTGATGAGTGTGATCAAGCAGGGATGAAGAATGAGCTGGATCATTTGACAATTCCAAATGATGGGACAGATGTTTGGGAAATAGATCCCAAACATTTGAAATATGGAACTCAAATTGCATCGGCGTCATACGGTCAACT ATTTAAAGGTATATATTGTAGCCAGGAAGTAGCCATCAAAGTTCTCAAGACTGAGCATGTAAGTACAGAAATGCAGAAAGAGTTTGCTCAAGAAGTCTACATCATGAG GAAGGTTCGACACAAGAATGTTGTGCAATTCATGGGAGCATGTACTAAGCCCCCGGGCTTATGCATAGTTACAG AGTTTATGTCTGGTGGAAGTGTGTATGACTACCTACATAAGCATAAAGGGTGTTTTAAATTTCCTACTTTGCTCAAAGTCGCAATTGATGTTTCTAAAGGAATGAGCTACTTGCACCAACATAACATAATCCACAGAGACTTGAAATCTGCCAATCTTTTGATGGATGAAAATGGT GTTGTAAAGGTTGCCGATTTCGGAGTTGCTAGAGTAAAAGTTCAATCTGGAGTTATGACAGCAGAAACTGGGACTTATCGTTGGATGGCTCCTGAG GTTATTGAACACAAGCCGTATGATCACAAGGCTGATGTATTTAGTTTTGGAATTGTTTTATGGGAGTTGCTCACTGGAAAG CTTCCATACGAATATTTGACCCCTCTACAGGCAGCCATAGGAGTTGTTCAGAAG GGTAAACGGCCCACCATCCCCAAGAGTGCTCATCCAAAGTTTGTTCAGATTCTTGAGAGATCTTGGGAGCAAGATCCAACATTAAGACCCGATTTCTCTGAAATCATTGAGCTCTTGCAGCAGTTAGCTAAGGAG GTTGGAGATGAAGGAGAGGACCGGCGCCGGGGTAATTCGGCAGGATTTCTGTCTGTCCTCAGACGAGGTCATCACTAA
- the LOC127092407 gene encoding serine/threonine-protein kinase STY46 isoform X1, translated as MLMVAKEDNESCGSGVHRRTSSTSSIPSYSRHHRQKVEVYEEILRRLNDSGNEETLHPGFNDQLWAHFNRLPTRYALDVNVERAEDVLMHKRLLHLAHDPANRPSIEVHLVQLHPSCDGNSADSFQSYAPGIDSGQSSPKYSNRQGVLPPPAFGSSPNLEALALEENDSEDLEEERFVHASVQYSRPMHEITISTDDKPKLLSQLTALLAEVGLNIQEAHAFSTNDGYSLDVFVVEGWPYEETEKLKATLEEEVLKIEVTQRHERSRGQSISSVDECDQAGMKNELDHLTIPNDGTDVWEIDPKHLKYGTQIASASYGQLFKGIYCSQEVAIKVLKTEHVSTEMQKEFAQEVYIMRKVRHKNVVQFMGACTKPPGLCIVTEFMSGGSVYDYLHKHKGCFKFPTLLKVAIDVSKGMSYLHQHNIIHRDLKSANLLMDENGVVKVADFGVARVKVQSGVMTAETGTYRWMAPEVIEHKPYDHKADVFSFGIVLWELLTGKLPYEYLTPLQAAIGVVQKGKRPTIPKSAHPKFVQILERSWEQDPTLRPDFSEIIELLQQLAKEVGDEGEDRRRGNSAGFLSVLRRGHH; from the exons ATGTTGATGGTGGCGAAGGAAGACAACGAAAGCTGCGGCAGCGGAGTGCATCGCCGCACATCCTCCACGTCATCGATTCCGTCGTATAGTCGGCACCATCGGCAGAAAGTTGAAGTGTACGAGGAGATTCTCCGCCGGCTTAATGATTCCGGCAACGAAGAAACTTTACACCCTGGATTTAACGATCAGCTTTGGGCTCACTTCAACCGTCTTCCTACACG GTATGCGTTAGATGTGAATGTAGAAAGGGCAGAAGATGTTCTTATGCACAAGAGATTACTTCATTTAGCACATGATCCTGCTAATAGGCCTTCAATTGAAGTTCACTTAGTCCAG CTTCATCCCTCATGTGATGGAAACTCAGCTGACTCTTTCCAATCATATGCTCCCGGCATAGATTCTGGTCAAAGCTCTCCTAAGTATTCAAACAGGCAGGG TGTACTCCCACCTCCTGCTTTTGGCTCTTCTCCTAATCTTGAAGCACTGGCTCTTGAAGAAAATGACTCTGAAGACTTAGAAGAGGAACGGTTTGTACATGCAAGTGTACAATATTCACG GCCCATGCATGAAATCACTATCTCAACAGATGACAAGCCAAAGCTTCTCAGCCAG TTGACTGCTTTGCTTGCTGAGGTTGGACTGAACATCCAAGAAGCACATGCTTTTTCCACAAATGATGGTTACTCATTagatgtgtttgttgttgaaggCTGGCCTTATGAG GAAACAGAGAAGCTAAAAGCAACTTTGGAAGAAGAAGTCTTGAAGATTGAGGTAACTCAG AGACATGAGAGGTCCAGAGGGCAATCAATATCATCTGTTGATGAGTGTGATCAAGCAGGGATGAAGAATGAGCTGGATCATTTGACAATTCCAAATGATGGGACAGATGTTTGGGAAATAGATCCCAAACATTTGAAATATGGAACTCAAATTGCATCGGCGTCATACGGTCAACT ATTTAAAGGTATATATTGTAGCCAGGAAGTAGCCATCAAAGTTCTCAAGACTGAGCATGTAAGTACAGAAATGCAGAAAGAGTTTGCTCAAGAAGTCTACATCATGAG GAAGGTTCGACACAAGAATGTTGTGCAATTCATGGGAGCATGTACTAAGCCCCCGGGCTTATGCATAGTTACAG AGTTTATGTCTGGTGGAAGTGTGTATGACTACCTACATAAGCATAAAGGGTGTTTTAAATTTCCTACTTTGCTCAAAGTCGCAATTGATGTTTCTAAAGGAATGAGCTACTTGCACCAACATAACATAATCCACAGAGACTTGAAATCTGCCAATCTTTTGATGGATGAAAATGGT GTTGTAAAGGTTGCCGATTTCGGAGTTGCTAGAGTAAAAGTTCAATCTGGAGTTATGACAGCAGAAACTGGGACTTATCGTTGGATGGCTCCTGAG GTTATTGAACACAAGCCGTATGATCACAAGGCTGATGTATTTAGTTTTGGAATTGTTTTATGGGAGTTGCTCACTGGAAAG CTTCCATACGAATATTTGACCCCTCTACAGGCAGCCATAGGAGTTGTTCAGAAG GGTAAACGGCCCACCATCCCCAAGAGTGCTCATCCAAAGTTTGTTCAGATTCTTGAGAGATCTTGGGAGCAAGATCCAACATTAAGACCCGATTTCTCTGAAATCATTGAGCTCTTGCAGCAGTTAGCTAAGGAG GTTGGAGATGAAGGAGAGGACCGGCGCCGGGGTAATTCGGCAGGATTTCTGTCTGTCCTCAGACGAGGTCATCACTAA
- the LOC127092407 gene encoding serine/threonine-protein kinase STY46 isoform X3 → MLMVAKEDNESCGSGVHRRTSSTSSIPSYSRHHRQKVEVYEEILRRLNDSGNEETLHPGFNDQLWAHFNRLPTRYALDVNVERAEDVLMHKRLLHLAHDPANRPSIEVHLVQLHPSCDGNSADSFQSYAPGIDSGQSSPKYSNRQGVLPPPAFGSSPNLEALALEENDSEDLEEERFVHASVQYSRPMHEITISTDDKPKLLSQLTALLAEVGLNIQEAHAFSTNDGYSLDVFVVEGWPYEETEKLKATLEEEVLKIERHERSRGQSISSVDECDQAGMKNELDHLTIPNDGTDVWEIDPKHLKYGTQIASASYGQLFKGIYCSQEVAIKVLKTEHVSTEMQKEFAQEVYIMRKVRHKNVVQFMGACTKPPGLCIVTEFMSGGSVYDYLHKHKGCFKFPTLLKVAIDVSKGMSYLHQHNIIHRDLKSANLLMDENGVVKVADFGVARVKVQSGVMTAETGTYRWMAPEVIEHKPYDHKADVFSFGIVLWELLTGKLPYEYLTPLQAAIGVVQKGKRPTIPKSAHPKFVQILERSWEQDPTLRPDFSEIIELLQQLAKEVGDEGEDRRRGNSAGFLSVLRRGHH, encoded by the exons ATGTTGATGGTGGCGAAGGAAGACAACGAAAGCTGCGGCAGCGGAGTGCATCGCCGCACATCCTCCACGTCATCGATTCCGTCGTATAGTCGGCACCATCGGCAGAAAGTTGAAGTGTACGAGGAGATTCTCCGCCGGCTTAATGATTCCGGCAACGAAGAAACTTTACACCCTGGATTTAACGATCAGCTTTGGGCTCACTTCAACCGTCTTCCTACACG GTATGCGTTAGATGTGAATGTAGAAAGGGCAGAAGATGTTCTTATGCACAAGAGATTACTTCATTTAGCACATGATCCTGCTAATAGGCCTTCAATTGAAGTTCACTTAGTCCAG CTTCATCCCTCATGTGATGGAAACTCAGCTGACTCTTTCCAATCATATGCTCCCGGCATAGATTCTGGTCAAAGCTCTCCTAAGTATTCAAACAGGCAGGG TGTACTCCCACCTCCTGCTTTTGGCTCTTCTCCTAATCTTGAAGCACTGGCTCTTGAAGAAAATGACTCTGAAGACTTAGAAGAGGAACGGTTTGTACATGCAAGTGTACAATATTCACG GCCCATGCATGAAATCACTATCTCAACAGATGACAAGCCAAAGCTTCTCAGCCAG TTGACTGCTTTGCTTGCTGAGGTTGGACTGAACATCCAAGAAGCACATGCTTTTTCCACAAATGATGGTTACTCATTagatgtgtttgttgttgaaggCTGGCCTTATGAG GAAACAGAGAAGCTAAAAGCAACTTTGGAAGAAGAAGTCTTGAAGATTGAG AGACATGAGAGGTCCAGAGGGCAATCAATATCATCTGTTGATGAGTGTGATCAAGCAGGGATGAAGAATGAGCTGGATCATTTGACAATTCCAAATGATGGGACAGATGTTTGGGAAATAGATCCCAAACATTTGAAATATGGAACTCAAATTGCATCGGCGTCATACGGTCAACT ATTTAAAGGTATATATTGTAGCCAGGAAGTAGCCATCAAAGTTCTCAAGACTGAGCATGTAAGTACAGAAATGCAGAAAGAGTTTGCTCAAGAAGTCTACATCATGAG GAAGGTTCGACACAAGAATGTTGTGCAATTCATGGGAGCATGTACTAAGCCCCCGGGCTTATGCATAGTTACAG AGTTTATGTCTGGTGGAAGTGTGTATGACTACCTACATAAGCATAAAGGGTGTTTTAAATTTCCTACTTTGCTCAAAGTCGCAATTGATGTTTCTAAAGGAATGAGCTACTTGCACCAACATAACATAATCCACAGAGACTTGAAATCTGCCAATCTTTTGATGGATGAAAATGGT GTTGTAAAGGTTGCCGATTTCGGAGTTGCTAGAGTAAAAGTTCAATCTGGAGTTATGACAGCAGAAACTGGGACTTATCGTTGGATGGCTCCTGAG GTTATTGAACACAAGCCGTATGATCACAAGGCTGATGTATTTAGTTTTGGAATTGTTTTATGGGAGTTGCTCACTGGAAAG CTTCCATACGAATATTTGACCCCTCTACAGGCAGCCATAGGAGTTGTTCAGAAG GGTAAACGGCCCACCATCCCCAAGAGTGCTCATCCAAAGTTTGTTCAGATTCTTGAGAGATCTTGGGAGCAAGATCCAACATTAAGACCCGATTTCTCTGAAATCATTGAGCTCTTGCAGCAGTTAGCTAAGGAG GTTGGAGATGAAGGAGAGGACCGGCGCCGGGGTAATTCGGCAGGATTTCTGTCTGTCCTCAGACGAGGTCATCACTAA
- the LOC127092407 gene encoding serine/threonine-protein kinase STY46 isoform X4, whose protein sequence is MLMVAKEDNESCGSGVHRRTSSTSSIPSYSRHHRQKVEVYEEILRRLNDSGNEETLHPGFNDQLWAHFNRLPTRYALDVNVERAEDVLMHKRLLHLAHDPANRPSIEVHLVQLHPSCDGNSADSFQSYAPGIDSGQSSPKYSNRQGVLPPPAFGSSPNLEALALEENDSEDLEEERFVHASVQYSRPMHEITISTDDKPKLLSQLTALLAEVGLNIQEAHAFSTNDGYSLDVFVVEGWPYEETEKLKATLEEEVLKIEVTQRHERSRGQSISSVDECDQAGMKNELDHLTIPNDGTDVWEIDPKHLKYGTQIASASYGQLFKGIYCSQEVAIKVLKTEHVSTEMQKEFAQEVYIMRKVRHKNVVQFMGACTKPPGLCIVTEFMSGGSVYDYLHKHKGCFKFPTLLKVAIDVSKGMSYLHQHNIIHRDLKSANLLMDENGVVKVADFGVARVKVQSGVMTAETGTYRWMAPEVIEHKPYDHKADVFSFGIVLWELLTGKLPYEYLTPLQAAIGVVQKGKRPTIPKSAHPKFVQILERSWEQDPTLRPDFSEIIELLQQLAKEV, encoded by the exons ATGTTGATGGTGGCGAAGGAAGACAACGAAAGCTGCGGCAGCGGAGTGCATCGCCGCACATCCTCCACGTCATCGATTCCGTCGTATAGTCGGCACCATCGGCAGAAAGTTGAAGTGTACGAGGAGATTCTCCGCCGGCTTAATGATTCCGGCAACGAAGAAACTTTACACCCTGGATTTAACGATCAGCTTTGGGCTCACTTCAACCGTCTTCCTACACG GTATGCGTTAGATGTGAATGTAGAAAGGGCAGAAGATGTTCTTATGCACAAGAGATTACTTCATTTAGCACATGATCCTGCTAATAGGCCTTCAATTGAAGTTCACTTAGTCCAG CTTCATCCCTCATGTGATGGAAACTCAGCTGACTCTTTCCAATCATATGCTCCCGGCATAGATTCTGGTCAAAGCTCTCCTAAGTATTCAAACAGGCAGGG TGTACTCCCACCTCCTGCTTTTGGCTCTTCTCCTAATCTTGAAGCACTGGCTCTTGAAGAAAATGACTCTGAAGACTTAGAAGAGGAACGGTTTGTACATGCAAGTGTACAATATTCACG GCCCATGCATGAAATCACTATCTCAACAGATGACAAGCCAAAGCTTCTCAGCCAG TTGACTGCTTTGCTTGCTGAGGTTGGACTGAACATCCAAGAAGCACATGCTTTTTCCACAAATGATGGTTACTCATTagatgtgtttgttgttgaaggCTGGCCTTATGAG GAAACAGAGAAGCTAAAAGCAACTTTGGAAGAAGAAGTCTTGAAGATTGAGGTAACTCAG AGACATGAGAGGTCCAGAGGGCAATCAATATCATCTGTTGATGAGTGTGATCAAGCAGGGATGAAGAATGAGCTGGATCATTTGACAATTCCAAATGATGGGACAGATGTTTGGGAAATAGATCCCAAACATTTGAAATATGGAACTCAAATTGCATCGGCGTCATACGGTCAACT ATTTAAAGGTATATATTGTAGCCAGGAAGTAGCCATCAAAGTTCTCAAGACTGAGCATGTAAGTACAGAAATGCAGAAAGAGTTTGCTCAAGAAGTCTACATCATGAG GAAGGTTCGACACAAGAATGTTGTGCAATTCATGGGAGCATGTACTAAGCCCCCGGGCTTATGCATAGTTACAG AGTTTATGTCTGGTGGAAGTGTGTATGACTACCTACATAAGCATAAAGGGTGTTTTAAATTTCCTACTTTGCTCAAAGTCGCAATTGATGTTTCTAAAGGAATGAGCTACTTGCACCAACATAACATAATCCACAGAGACTTGAAATCTGCCAATCTTTTGATGGATGAAAATGGT GTTGTAAAGGTTGCCGATTTCGGAGTTGCTAGAGTAAAAGTTCAATCTGGAGTTATGACAGCAGAAACTGGGACTTATCGTTGGATGGCTCCTGAG GTTATTGAACACAAGCCGTATGATCACAAGGCTGATGTATTTAGTTTTGGAATTGTTTTATGGGAGTTGCTCACTGGAAAG CTTCCATACGAATATTTGACCCCTCTACAGGCAGCCATAGGAGTTGTTCAGAAG GGTAAACGGCCCACCATCCCCAAGAGTGCTCATCCAAAGTTTGTTCAGATTCTTGAGAGATCTTGGGAGCAAGATCCAACATTAAGACCCGATTTCTCTGAAATCATTGAGCTCTTGCAGCAGTTAGCTAAGGAGGTATAA